Proteins encoded within one genomic window of uncultured Draconibacterium sp.:
- the dnaE gene encoding DNA polymerase III subunit alpha yields MVPFTHLHVHSQYSILDGAASISDLVGKAKADNMPALALTDHGTMFGIKEFHAACSKAEIKPILGCETYVAARSISNKSDKVDRSGHHLILLAKNRTGYINLIKLISTASTTGFYYKPRIDKELLEKHHEGLIASSACLGGEIPQHIMANNMQGAEDAILWYKKLFGEDYYLELMRHPAQSQREREEVYDWQVKVNKQLVPLAKKLGVKLIATNDIHFTNESDAEAHDLLICLNTGKDFDDPNRMRYTKQEWFKTQAEMNELFKDIPEALANTNEIAEKIEPFELNTSPIMPVFPIPEEIGTEESFKEKYSEEDLRKEFGDAAFERLGGYDKVIRVKLESAFLEHLTFEGAKERYGDPLEKSVEERLIFELNTIKTMGYPGYFLITQDFINWAKDNGVIVGPGRGSAAGAAVSYCAGITNIDPIKYDLLFERFLNPDRISLPDVDIDFDDDGRQLVLEYVTNKYGQDKVAHICTFGTMATKSSIRDVARVLKLPLPEADRLAKLVPEAPKMSFKKAFKESPDLAREKDSPIPLVVDTLNYAEKLEGSVRNTGVHACGILISRDPLTDHIPLMPTKDEEHLLTTQYDGRFVEDIGLLKMDFLGLKTLSIIKECLENIKLSKGIEVPINEISLDDEKTFELFSHGETTAIFQFESDGMKKHLRDLKPNRFEDLVAMNALYRPGPMEYIPDYIARKHGKQKVDYDVPMMEEYLSDTYGITVFQEQVMLLSRLLAGFTRGDSDTLRKAMGKKIMSVMEKLKVKFVDGCKANRQFVDECKNKGKQTDEVINKIWKDWEAFASYAFNKSHSVCYAYIAYQTGFLKAHYPAEFMAANLSRNLNNITDITKLMTECKRMKLNVFGPDVNESFIKFTANKEGDIRFGMGAIKGVGSGAVQHIIDVRNERGHFKTIYELVEHVNLQAVNKKNLEALAMAGAFTNLEGVNRSCFFAGENETDDTNFIEKLIRYGNRVQLEANSAQQSLFGGMGGGQDIQKPAIPKVDEWAKLIMLEKEKNLIGIYLTAHPLDDYRLEITNFCSREVALKDLNNDISKYQGKDFTFGGMVTAAREGQSKNGNMYAVMTLTDYTDSKELFFFGNDYVNFSKFCKMGLFIMVKGSVKQRFNSDFYEYKVNSIELLDDVREKYIKSLTINVPLKALTEDLVKRIDHMAGEYKGKALLKFNVFDSENNMYIEMFSRTTRVNPLDGFLNFFDEQPEMSYRIN; encoded by the coding sequence ATGGTTCCATTTACGCATTTACACGTACACTCACAATACTCTATTCTCGATGGCGCAGCCAGCATCAGCGACCTGGTAGGCAAAGCAAAAGCGGATAATATGCCGGCTTTGGCTTTAACCGATCACGGAACAATGTTTGGTATTAAAGAGTTTCACGCAGCCTGTTCGAAGGCTGAAATAAAACCAATTTTAGGATGTGAAACTTATGTCGCAGCCCGTTCAATCAGTAATAAGAGCGATAAGGTCGACCGTTCAGGACATCACCTTATTTTGCTGGCAAAAAACAGGACCGGATACATTAATCTGATCAAGCTGATTTCGACAGCCAGCACTACCGGTTTTTACTATAAACCGCGTATCGATAAAGAACTGCTTGAGAAACATCACGAAGGACTGATTGCATCATCGGCGTGTTTGGGGGGCGAGATTCCACAACATATAATGGCCAATAATATGCAGGGTGCCGAGGACGCCATTCTGTGGTATAAAAAACTGTTTGGCGAAGATTATTACCTGGAATTGATGCGACATCCGGCGCAATCGCAACGAGAGCGCGAAGAGGTTTATGACTGGCAGGTAAAAGTAAATAAGCAATTGGTTCCGTTGGCAAAAAAGCTGGGTGTGAAACTAATTGCCACCAACGATATTCACTTCACAAACGAGTCGGATGCGGAAGCGCACGATTTGCTAATTTGCTTAAATACCGGGAAAGATTTTGATGATCCGAACCGGATGCGTTACACCAAACAAGAGTGGTTTAAAACGCAGGCCGAAATGAATGAGCTTTTTAAAGACATTCCGGAGGCGCTGGCGAATACCAACGAAATTGCTGAAAAGATTGAGCCTTTTGAGCTGAATACTTCGCCAATTATGCCGGTATTTCCCATTCCTGAAGAAATTGGAACGGAAGAAAGTTTTAAGGAGAAATATTCAGAGGAAGACTTGCGCAAGGAATTTGGCGATGCAGCTTTTGAACGTCTGGGCGGATACGATAAAGTTATTCGTGTGAAACTGGAGTCGGCGTTTTTAGAGCACCTTACATTCGAAGGAGCAAAAGAACGTTATGGCGATCCGCTCGAAAAAAGTGTGGAAGAACGCCTGATTTTTGAGTTGAATACCATTAAAACGATGGGTTATCCAGGTTACTTCCTTATCACTCAGGATTTTATTAACTGGGCAAAAGATAACGGCGTGATTGTTGGTCCGGGACGTGGATCGGCGGCCGGTGCAGCAGTTTCATATTGCGCCGGGATTACCAATATCGACCCGATTAAATATGACTTGCTTTTCGAGCGTTTCCTGAATCCCGATCGTATATCGCTTCCTGATGTCGACATCGACTTTGATGACGACGGCAGACAACTGGTATTGGAATATGTAACCAACAAATACGGACAGGACAAAGTGGCCCACATTTGTACTTTCGGTACTATGGCGACAAAGTCATCGATCAGGGATGTGGCCCGTGTGTTAAAACTGCCGTTACCCGAAGCCGATCGTTTGGCCAAGTTGGTGCCCGAAGCTCCGAAAATGAGTTTCAAAAAGGCGTTTAAAGAAAGCCCCGATCTGGCACGGGAAAAAGATTCGCCTATTCCTTTGGTTGTTGATACGCTGAATTATGCTGAAAAGCTCGAAGGTTCGGTACGAAATACCGGGGTGCACGCTTGTGGAATTCTGATCAGCCGCGATCCACTGACAGATCATATTCCGTTGATGCCTACCAAAGACGAAGAACATTTGCTGACAACACAGTATGATGGGCGTTTTGTGGAAGACATCGGTTTGCTGAAAATGGACTTCCTGGGACTGAAAACCCTGTCGATTATAAAAGAGTGTTTGGAAAACATCAAGTTGTCGAAAGGAATTGAAGTTCCAATAAATGAAATTTCGCTTGATGATGAGAAGACGTTTGAGCTTTTTAGTCACGGTGAAACCACGGCTATTTTCCAGTTTGAATCGGACGGAATGAAAAAACACCTGCGCGATTTGAAGCCAAACCGCTTTGAAGACCTGGTGGCCATGAACGCGCTGTACCGCCCGGGACCAATGGAATACATTCCCGATTATATTGCCCGTAAACATGGTAAGCAGAAAGTGGATTACGATGTACCGATGATGGAAGAATACCTGAGCGATACGTATGGTATTACCGTTTTCCAGGAACAAGTGATGTTACTCTCGCGTTTGTTGGCAGGCTTTACCCGTGGTGACTCGGATACGCTGCGTAAAGCGATGGGTAAGAAGATTATGTCGGTGATGGAAAAACTTAAAGTTAAGTTTGTCGACGGATGTAAAGCCAACCGGCAGTTTGTTGACGAATGTAAAAACAAAGGAAAACAGACTGACGAAGTAATTAATAAAATATGGAAAGACTGGGAGGCGTTTGCTTCGTATGCATTTAACAAATCGCACTCGGTTTGTTATGCTTACATTGCTTACCAAACAGGTTTTTTAAAAGCGCATTATCCTGCAGAATTTATGGCGGCCAACCTTAGCCGAAACCTTAATAATATCACTGATATTACCAAGTTGATGACCGAGTGCAAACGCATGAAATTGAATGTGTTTGGGCCGGATGTTAACGAGAGTTTCATCAAATTTACTGCAAACAAAGAAGGTGATATCCGTTTTGGAATGGGCGCTATTAAAGGTGTTGGCTCAGGAGCGGTTCAGCATATTATTGATGTGCGTAACGAGCGCGGTCATTTTAAAACTATTTATGAACTGGTTGAGCATGTAAACCTGCAGGCTGTAAACAAAAAGAACCTCGAGGCACTTGCAATGGCAGGTGCTTTCACAAATTTGGAGGGGGTGAATCGCAGTTGCTTTTTTGCCGGTGAAAACGAAACCGACGATACCAATTTTATCGAAAAACTGATTCGGTACGGTAACCGCGTTCAGCTTGAAGCAAACAGTGCACAGCAAAGTTTGTTCGGTGGAATGGGAGGAGGACAGGACATTCAAAAGCCGGCCATTCCAAAAGTTGACGAGTGGGCAAAACTAATCATGCTGGAGAAAGAGAAGAACCTGATCGGTATTTATCTCACTGCTCATCCGCTTGACGATTACCGTCTGGAGATCACCAATTTTTGCTCGAGAGAGGTGGCCTTGAAAGACCTGAACAACGATATCTCGAAATACCAGGGAAAAGACTTTACTTTTGGCGGCATGGTAACAGCAGCGCGCGAAGGACAGTCGAAAAACGGAAATATGTACGCCGTTATGACCCTCACCGATTACACCGATTCAAAAGAGCTTTTCTTCTTTGGGAACGACTATGTAAACTTCAGCAAATTCTGTAAAATGGGGCTGTTTATCATGGTAAAGGGTTCGGTGAAGCAACGTTTCAATAGCGATTTTTATGAATACAAGGTTAACAGCATTGAGCTGCTCGACGATGTGCGCGAAAAATACATTAAAAGTTTAACCATTAACGTGCCACTAAAAGCATTAACCGAAGACCTTGTAAAACGCATCGACCATATGGCCGGAGAATACAAAGGGAAAGCCCTGCTGAAGTTTAATGTTTTTGACTCCGAGAACAATATGTACATTGAAATGTTTTCAAGAACTACAAGGGTAAATCCTTTGGATGGTTTTCTGAACTTTTTTGATGAACAACCGGAAATGAGTTACAGAATTAATTAG
- a CDS encoding HIT family protein: MASIFTKIINGEIPSYKVAEDENYFAFLDIFPTAKGHTLVIPKKEVDYLFDLDDETYAGLQMFAKKVAKGLEKAVPCKKVGVMVLGLEVPHAHIHLVPMQSEHDLLNFADKTKFPPEEMEQLAKLIAENID, translated from the coding sequence ATGGCAAGCATTTTCACAAAAATCATCAATGGTGAGATCCCGTCATACAAAGTAGCTGAGGACGAGAATTATTTTGCTTTTCTCGATATTTTTCCAACTGCAAAAGGGCACACTTTGGTAATTCCGAAAAAAGAGGTAGACTACCTTTTTGATTTGGATGATGAAACCTACGCCGGTTTGCAAATGTTTGCCAAGAAAGTGGCCAAAGGATTGGAAAAAGCTGTTCCCTGCAAAAAAGTGGGGGTAATGGTTTTAGGTCTCGAGGTGCCACATGCACACATTCATTTGGTGCCCATGCAAAGCGAACACGATTTGCTGAACTTTGCCGACAAAACAAAATTCCCTCCCGAGGAAATGGAGCAACTGGCAAAGCTCATCGCTGAAAATATTGACTAG
- the greA gene encoding transcription elongation factor GreA, producing MSQVTYLTKDGLEKLKKELEQLMTVERPKISKQIGEAIEKGDISENAEYDAAKDAQGMLEAKIAQLKSKVANARILDESKIDTSQVQILNKVTIKNKKNNATMQYTLVPESEANLKEGKLSVETPIAKGLMGKKVGDVVEIKVPSGVIPFEIVEISM from the coding sequence ATGTCCCAGGTAACATATTTAACGAAAGACGGATTAGAAAAGCTGAAGAAAGAGCTGGAGCAGTTGATGACTGTTGAGCGCCCAAAGATTTCGAAGCAGATTGGCGAGGCCATTGAAAAGGGTGATATCTCGGAAAATGCCGAGTACGATGCAGCAAAAGATGCCCAGGGTATGCTTGAGGCAAAAATTGCCCAGCTAAAATCAAAAGTGGCCAATGCCCGAATTCTCGACGAGTCGAAAATTGATACATCACAGGTTCAGATTCTGAATAAAGTAACCATCAAGAACAAAAAGAATAATGCTACCATGCAATATACTTTAGTTCCAGAAAGTGAGGCGAATCTGAAAGAAGGAAAGTTGTCTGTAGAAACGCCAATTGCCAAAGGCTTGATGGGTAAAAAAGTTGGCGATGTAGTTGAAATTAAAGTTCCGTCAGGAGTTATACCTTTTGAGATTGTTGAAATTTCAATGTAA
- a CDS encoding Rieske 2Fe-2S domain-containing protein: MQEKSNNRKSVYPGMKYLFFVALTFIMYSSCNEIDSEIPDAWVGLELKLEQYNELTVPGNSVYFPNQGFGGVIVYCETEGSYYAFDAACTNEINPSCRVANDGAVGKCSCCESEYIFIGGTVLKGPAAAPLKQYNTSFSGNTIRVYN; the protein is encoded by the coding sequence ATGCAAGAAAAGAGCAACAACAGGAAGTCGGTTTATCCAGGAATGAAGTATTTGTTTTTTGTAGCACTTACATTTATTATGTATTCGTCATGCAATGAGATTGATTCGGAAATTCCGGATGCTTGGGTGGGTTTAGAACTTAAGCTGGAGCAATACAACGAACTAACCGTGCCTGGCAACTCGGTCTACTTTCCAAATCAGGGATTTGGAGGCGTTATTGTTTATTGCGAAACAGAAGGCTCGTACTATGCTTTTGATGCGGCTTGCACAAACGAAATCAATCCATCGTGCAGGGTAGCAAACGACGGAGCTGTAGGAAAATGCTCTTGTTGCGAATCGGAATATATTTTTATTGGCGGAACTGTATTAAAAGGACCCGCTGCGGCACCATTAAAGCAGTACAATACCTCTTTCAGCGGAAATACAATCCGGGTATATAACTAA
- the ahcY gene encoding adenosylhomocysteinase, producing MTVSVQKKLDYKVADISLAEFGRKEIEIAEKEMPGLMAIREKFGPRKPLDGVRVMGSLHMTVQTAVLIETLVALGADVRWASCNIFSTQDHAAAAIAEAGVPVFAWKGETLEEYWWCTREAMSFPDGKGPQLIVDDGGDATLLIHKGYAAEKDAGVLDVEASSEEEGVILELLKTTLKEDNQKWHRTVAEWKGVSEETTTGVHRLYHMAEKGELLVPAINVNDSVTKSKFDNLYGCRESLADGIKRATDVMIAGKVVVVAGYGDVGKGCAHSMRSYGARVIVTEIDPICALQAAMEGFEVKTMEDALAEGNIYVTTTGNCDVITAGHMANMKDQSIVCNIGHFDNEIQVAKMEKWPGIEKVNIKPQVDKYTYEDGHSIFLLAEGRLVNLGCATGHPSFVMSNSFTNQSLAQIDLWENNYEVGVYTLSKKLDEEVARLHLAQIGVKLTELTEKQASYLGVSKEGPFKPEHYRY from the coding sequence ATGACCGTATCAGTTCAGAAAAAACTAGATTATAAAGTAGCCGATATTTCATTGGCAGAATTTGGAAGAAAAGAAATTGAGATCGCGGAGAAAGAGATGCCGGGATTAATGGCCATTAGAGAAAAGTTTGGCCCGCGCAAACCGCTCGATGGAGTGCGTGTAATGGGTAGTTTGCACATGACTGTTCAAACTGCTGTTTTAATTGAAACATTGGTTGCCCTTGGAGCAGATGTTCGCTGGGCAAGCTGTAATATATTTTCAACGCAGGATCATGCGGCAGCAGCGATTGCCGAAGCCGGAGTGCCTGTATTTGCCTGGAAAGGTGAAACGTTGGAAGAGTACTGGTGGTGCACCCGCGAGGCAATGAGTTTCCCCGATGGAAAAGGCCCGCAACTAATTGTTGATGACGGTGGCGATGCTACCTTGTTAATTCATAAAGGTTATGCTGCCGAAAAAGATGCCGGTGTATTGGATGTTGAGGCTTCAAGCGAAGAAGAAGGAGTAATTCTTGAGTTGCTGAAAACAACATTGAAAGAAGATAATCAGAAATGGCACCGCACGGTAGCTGAATGGAAAGGTGTTTCGGAAGAAACTACAACCGGTGTTCATCGTTTGTATCACATGGCGGAGAAAGGCGAGTTGTTGGTTCCGGCTATTAATGTTAACGATTCGGTAACGAAATCAAAATTCGATAATCTGTACGGTTGCCGTGAATCGCTGGCCGATGGTATTAAACGTGCTACCGACGTAATGATTGCCGGGAAAGTAGTTGTTGTTGCCGGTTATGGCGATGTTGGTAAAGGTTGTGCTCACTCGATGCGTAGTTATGGCGCCCGTGTAATTGTTACCGAAATCGATCCGATTTGTGCGTTGCAGGCAGCCATGGAAGGTTTTGAGGTGAAAACAATGGAAGATGCATTAGCCGAAGGAAACATTTATGTAACCACCACCGGAAACTGCGATGTAATTACTGCCGGGCACATGGCAAATATGAAAGATCAGTCGATTGTTTGTAATATTGGCCACTTCGACAATGAAATTCAGGTTGCTAAAATGGAAAAATGGCCGGGCATCGAAAAAGTAAACATTAAACCACAGGTTGATAAATATACCTACGAAGATGGTCATAGTATTTTCTTGTTGGCTGAAGGTCGTTTGGTAAATCTTGGATGTGCAACCGGACACCCGTCGTTTGTAATGAGTAATTCGTTTACCAACCAGTCGCTGGCACAAATCGATTTGTGGGAGAACAACTACGAAGTGGGTGTTTACACCTTATCGAAAAAGCTGGATGAGGAAGTTGCCCGTTTACATTTAGCGCAAATTGGTGTAAAACTGACCGAGCTTACTGAAAAACAGGCTTCTTATTTGGGTGTTTCGAAAGAAGGTCCGTTTAAGCCGGAGCACTACAGATATTAA
- the recQ gene encoding DNA helicase RecQ — translation MSKKVVLAEELQRFFGFDRFKGQQEEAIKSVMDGKDTFVLMPTGGGKSLIYQLPALILEGTAIVISPLIALMKNQVDAIRGTHAEDSVAHFLNSSLSKAAITQVKEDVLAGKTKLLYVAPESLTKEENIEFLKQIKISFYAIDEAHCISEWGHDFRPEYRRIKPIVEEIGKSPIVALTATATAKVQHDIQKNLGILDAKVFKASFNRENLYYEVRPKVKPETQIIKFIKQNEGKSGIIYCLSRKKVEELAETLQVNGIKALAYHAGMDAATRSGNQDKFLMEEVDVIVATIAFGMGIDKPDVRFVIHYDIPKSLEGYYQETGRAGRDGGEGQCLTFYSYKDIQKLEKFMHGKPVAEQEIGKQLLLDTVSYAESAICRRIILLHYFGEHYRTENCGNCDNCLNPKEQIEAKDDIVTALKAILEVNEKYKGDHIANILIGNSTAAIKSFKHYTLKSFGTGKEHDERFWNAVFRQSMVAGIINKDIENYGLLKVTQKGHEFLEKPHSFMLVKNHEYEEEDDSASAGGAPSGGASGDPQLFAMLKDLRKEIAKKHNLPPFVIFQDPSLADMSIQYPVTTQELQNIQGVGQGKARRYGKEFVTLIKSYVEENEIERPEDLVVRTVANKSKMKVFIIQSIDRKLSFEDIADSKGIEVSEVIGEVEAIVNSGTKLNIDYYIEDVIDEDHQEDIFEYFREAETDSIQDALDELGEEEYSEDDIRLMRVKFFSDLGN, via the coding sequence ATGAGTAAAAAAGTTGTATTAGCAGAAGAGTTGCAGCGTTTTTTTGGTTTCGACCGTTTTAAAGGGCAACAGGAAGAGGCGATTAAAAGTGTGATGGATGGAAAAGATACCTTTGTGTTGATGCCTACAGGTGGGGGAAAGTCGTTAATTTATCAGTTGCCGGCCTTAATTCTCGAGGGCACTGCCATAGTGATTTCTCCGTTAATTGCCCTGATGAAAAACCAGGTTGATGCTATTCGAGGAACACATGCCGAAGACAGCGTGGCTCATTTTTTAAATTCTTCGCTTTCAAAGGCAGCCATTACTCAAGTAAAAGAAGATGTGCTGGCCGGAAAAACAAAACTGCTTTATGTGGCTCCTGAGTCGTTAACTAAAGAAGAGAACATTGAATTCCTTAAACAAATAAAGATTTCGTTTTACGCCATTGATGAAGCGCATTGTATTTCGGAGTGGGGACACGATTTCCGACCGGAGTACCGACGTATAAAACCAATTGTAGAAGAAATAGGGAAGTCACCGATTGTGGCATTAACCGCAACCGCAACTGCAAAAGTTCAGCACGATATTCAAAAGAACCTGGGCATTTTGGATGCAAAGGTTTTTAAAGCGTCATTTAATCGCGAGAATCTTTATTATGAAGTGCGTCCGAAGGTGAAACCCGAAACCCAGATCATAAAATTCATAAAACAAAACGAAGGCAAATCGGGGATTATATATTGTCTGAGCCGGAAAAAAGTTGAGGAGTTGGCCGAAACCTTGCAGGTTAACGGAATAAAAGCTCTTGCTTATCATGCCGGTATGGATGCCGCCACCCGCTCGGGAAATCAGGATAAATTTCTGATGGAAGAGGTGGATGTAATTGTAGCTACTATTGCTTTTGGTATGGGAATCGATAAACCCGATGTTCGCTTTGTGATTCATTACGATATTCCCAAAAGTCTGGAAGGTTACTACCAGGAAACCGGGCGGGCCGGCCGTGATGGTGGCGAAGGGCAATGCTTAACTTTTTACAGTTATAAAGACATTCAGAAGCTGGAAAAATTTATGCACGGGAAACCGGTTGCCGAGCAAGAGATAGGGAAACAGCTTTTACTCGATACCGTTTCGTATGCCGAATCAGCTATTTGTCGTCGCATAATATTGTTGCATTATTTTGGCGAGCACTACAGAACTGAAAATTGCGGGAACTGTGATAACTGCTTGAATCCGAAGGAGCAGATTGAGGCGAAAGACGATATTGTTACTGCACTGAAAGCGATTCTTGAAGTAAACGAGAAATACAAAGGCGACCATATTGCCAATATTCTGATTGGAAACAGTACTGCTGCCATAAAATCGTTTAAACACTACACGTTAAAATCGTTTGGTACAGGAAAGGAACATGACGAGCGTTTTTGGAATGCCGTATTCCGACAGTCGATGGTAGCCGGAATCATCAATAAAGACATTGAAAATTACGGTTTGCTAAAAGTCACTCAAAAAGGACACGAGTTTCTGGAGAAACCACATAGTTTTATGTTGGTGAAAAACCACGAATATGAAGAAGAGGATGACTCGGCAAGTGCAGGGGGTGCTCCATCGGGAGGTGCAAGTGGCGATCCGCAGTTGTTTGCCATGTTGAAAGACCTGCGGAAAGAAATTGCGAAAAAGCACAATCTTCCACCGTTTGTAATTTTCCAGGATCCGTCGTTGGCCGACATGTCTATTCAATATCCGGTAACTACCCAGGAGTTGCAAAATATTCAGGGAGTTGGACAAGGGAAAGCCCGCCGCTATGGTAAAGAATTTGTTACGCTGATAAAATCGTATGTGGAAGAAAATGAGATTGAACGCCCTGAAGATTTGGTGGTGCGCACAGTTGCCAACAAGTCGAAAATGAAGGTGTTTATTATTCAGAGTATCGACCGCAAATTGTCGTTTGAAGATATTGCTGACTCAAAAGGAATTGAAGTGAGCGAGGTGATTGGAGAAGTGGAGGCGATCGTTAATTCGGGTACAAAATTGAACATCGATTATTACATTGAAGATGTGATCGACGAAGATCATCAGGAAGATATTTTTGAATATTTCCGCGAGGCTGAAACCGACTCTATTCAGGACGCCTTGGATGAATTAGGTGAAGAAGAATACTCAGAAGATGATATTCGGTTGATGCGGGTGAAATTCTTTTCCGATTTGGGAAACTAA
- the tatC gene encoding twin-arginine translocase subunit TatC — MSEERTTKKQGEESSRGEMSFLEHLEILRWHIIRSSAAIVIFAIVAFVMKSFIFDVVILSPRMPDFWTNRMFAKLGDLVGSEAVKINQVPLKMQSIKIAGQFSTHIMVSIIAGFILASPVVFYEFWRFIKPALYENERKHAGGAVFFTSILFLMGILFGYYLIVPLSIHFLGTYQVSSEVENTINLRSYIGSVTSISLAAGVVFLIPIFSYFLSKVGILTPQFMKTYRRHAYVVMLLLSAIITPPDIFSQVMVCFPLVFLYEIGIVISRRVVKNREKEMEAM, encoded by the coding sequence ATGAGCGAAGAACGTACAACAAAAAAACAAGGCGAAGAAAGTTCAAGAGGAGAAATGTCCTTTCTTGAACACCTGGAGATACTTCGTTGGCACATTATCCGGTCGTCTGCGGCCATTGTTATTTTTGCCATCGTAGCATTTGTGATGAAATCGTTTATTTTCGATGTGGTCATCCTCAGCCCGAGAATGCCCGACTTTTGGACCAACCGTATGTTTGCAAAACTAGGAGACCTGGTAGGATCGGAAGCCGTAAAAATTAACCAGGTTCCACTAAAAATGCAGAGTATTAAAATTGCCGGGCAGTTTTCTACACATATTATGGTGTCGATTATTGCCGGATTTATTCTGGCCTCGCCTGTTGTTTTTTACGAATTCTGGCGTTTTATAAAACCTGCGTTGTACGAGAACGAACGTAAACATGCCGGTGGAGCAGTGTTCTTTACATCAATATTATTTTTGATGGGTATACTGTTTGGTTACTATTTAATTGTACCCTTATCCATTCATTTTTTAGGAACTTACCAGGTAAGCAGCGAGGTAGAAAACACGATTAACCTCCGATCGTATATTGGGTCGGTTACATCTATTTCGCTGGCTGCCGGAGTGGTTTTTCTTATTCCAATCTTCTCTTACTTTTTAAGTAAGGTCGGAATATTGACACCACAATTCATGAAAACGTACCGTCGACATGCCTATGTAGTAATGTTGTTGCTTTCGGCAATAATTACTCCACCCGATATTTTTAGCCAGGTAATGGTTTGTTTCCCGCTGGTTTTCCTTTACGAAATTGGTATTGTAATTTCCCGTCGCGTAGTTAAAAATCGTGAAAAAGAGATGGAAGCCATGTAA
- the lptB gene encoding LPS export ABC transporter ATP-binding protein has translation MILRAENIVKKYRKRTVVKGVSFQVEQGEIVGLLGPNGAGKTTSFYMIVGLIQPFSGKIFLDEKEITKLPVYKRAQRGIGYLAQEASVFRKLSIEDNIRSVLEMTDYSKEYQKEKLETLLDEFSLQHIRKSKGIQLSGGERRRTEIARALAIDPKFILLDEPFAGVDPIAVEDIQQIVMKLKEKNIGVLITDHNVHETLRITDRSYLLFEGNILKAGTADELAADEDVRRVYLGQNFELR, from the coding sequence ATGATTCTTCGAGCAGAAAATATCGTTAAAAAATACAGAAAAAGAACCGTAGTAAAAGGAGTAAGTTTTCAGGTTGAGCAGGGCGAGATTGTGGGATTATTAGGCCCTAACGGAGCCGGAAAAACCACTTCGTTTTATATGATTGTTGGATTGATTCAACCATTTTCAGGAAAGATCTTTCTCGACGAAAAGGAAATCACCAAACTTCCGGTTTATAAACGGGCACAACGTGGTATCGGTTATCTGGCTCAGGAAGCGTCTGTTTTCAGGAAATTAAGTATTGAAGACAACATCCGGTCTGTTTTGGAAATGACCGACTACTCGAAAGAATACCAAAAAGAAAAACTGGAAACATTGCTTGATGAATTCAGCCTGCAACATATTCGAAAAAGTAAAGGTATTCAGCTTTCGGGGGGAGAACGACGCCGCACAGAGATTGCACGTGCACTGGCTATTGATCCTAAATTTATTTTGCTCGACGAGCCGTTTGCCGGAGTTGACCCCATTGCGGTGGAAGACATCCAGCAAATTGTGATGAAATTAAAGGAGAAAAATATTGGTGTACTGATAACCGACCACAACGTACACGAAACACTGCGAATAACAGACCGGTCATATCTCCTGTTTGAAGGAAATATCCTAAAAGCAGGAACAGCTGATGAATTGGCTGCCGACGAAGATGTGCGCCGTGTATACCTCGGTCAAAACTTCGAATTACGTTAA
- the rpsT gene encoding 30S ribosomal protein S20, translated as MAHHKSALKRIRQDEKKRVHNKYYAKTTRNAIKALRNATDKAEAEKMYPSVVAMIDKLAKRNIIHKNKAANLKSKLSSQVNSL; from the coding sequence ATGGCACATCATAAGTCAGCATTAAAAAGAATTCGTCAAGACGAAAAAAAGAGAGTACACAACAAGTACTACGCAAAAACTACACGTAATGCGATTAAAGCTTTGCGTAATGCTACTGATAAAGCTGAAGCTGAGAAAATGTATCCTTCAGTTGTTGCTATGATTGATAAATTAGCAAAACGCAATATCATTCATAAAAACAAAGCTGCAAACTTAAAATCGAAATTATCTTCTCAGGTTAATTCGTTGTAA